The genomic window TTTCAAAAAGATGATTTACATGCATTCATATTAACTGATATTGTTGAAAGTGCTATGCTTATTATATTAGCAGCAATATCAACAGACTTAGCTGAAGCTTTAATTTTACCAGGATTAGTTGTTAGTTTAGCAGAATTATTAGCTGTATCCCAAGTTTTATTAACAAGAAATTCTATATCTAAAAATAATAAAAAAGTAGATATTTTTGAAGAGTTTAGGCTACCTTTACAAGATAAAATTTTAAAATATGATGTGGAAATGGAAATATTAGAAACTGCTCCAAAGTTCTTTGCTATTATTTTAGTGATCTATGGAGCTATACTTTCTGGTTTTACTGGAGGAGCAGTAATGGCTTCTGGGTTATTATTTTATGCTATAACACAAAAGGCTATAGGAAAAGAGCTTATGAATATGTGGAAAGGAGTTACTGGACTATCTGGGGTAGCATGGGCTTTGTGGATATTTGGATTCTTAGGCTTTTACATATTTCCAAAATACTGGTTAGCCTTCCTATTAATGGCTGGTTTAGGGTTAGTTATAAAAGTAGGTTATAAATTAGGGCTAATTGGATATGTGAGAGGGGAATTAGATGATTGAATTACTTGGAAACATCTATGCACTAGTTCCATTTGGAGATATTATATTTTTATTCTCAGATTTTTCCATAATTGGGTTTATTATTGCAATAGTCTTTACTATAATAGTCTATTTAACAAAGCCAGAAAAGCAGCTGGAAATTCAAAAATTTGGAGAGGATGTGTTAGTAAAAATACCCTTAGAAGAGTTGAAGATAAGAAGATTTATGGCAATAGCTTGTGGGATTGCTACAGCTGGGGCTATGCTAACATATGATTTATTTGACTTCTGCCTATTCTTAGCACTGATTGGGATAACAAATATTGGGATTGTCTCTGCAGTGAAGAAAGAACATGTTTTAAATGCAGCCTATCAATATGGATTAATAGCTATAATCTCATCATTACCACTTTTTGCATCAGCAGGTTTAGTATTAGCAAAAACAGGTACTCTTTCACTATTAGAACTAAATAAAATAAATACTAACCTAATTTATGAAAAAATTTTATTCTCTATTGGAGTAGCTGGAGAGACTGGAGTGGCTCCCTTTTATGCTGCAAAAGCAGAGATGTTTAGAGCTCCAGGGGCACCATATATATTAATGATTCATTTATCATCATTACTATTAATTCTTAGAAGTGTTGAAATTTTATTATCTATAAGGTGATATTAAATGGATACTGAAAGAAAGTATGGGTTATGTTTATTAATAATTGGAATATTATCAGCTTTTGGTATGGTTATAACAAGTGGATGGTTATGCTATATCTTATATTCAATCTCCCTACCTTCTATCCTATATGGAGTGGGATCATTTTTAATACCAAAAACTAGAAGAAAATACCCAGGTAATTTACCATTTAGGGGGATATAATGGACATGTCAATAATATATATATTAAACCTTACATTTCATGCATTTTTAGTAGGTTCTCTCCTTCTAGGCTTTCATAGAAAGCTCATAGCAAGAATTCAAGGAAGACCAGGACCTCCTGTTATACAGTATTTATTACATACAATAAAGTTCTACTTTAAAGAAATAACATTTCCAATAACAGCTGGAAATCCATTATATATATTCATCCCATTATTTGATCTTTCAATTTGGTTAATAGCTTTAATAATAGCTGTTGTATTGAAATCATCCCTATTAATATTAATAGGCATATACATCTTACAAAAAATAGTAGAACACGGTTGTGGATTATCTTCTGGATCACCATATGGAAAGATGGGAGGGGTTAGAAGTGTATTTTCAGCAGCTGCAGAGGTTCCTTTATTCTCTGCTGTAGCTGTTGTATATTTAGCTGTGAAATCAACATTAATTTCAGACATTATAGCATATCAACAAACCAATGGAGCATTGATCTTTAAACTCCCAATTGCAGCATTTGCTTTCTTTATACTTTTAGCATCAAAATCACCATACAGTCCATTTGGTATTGTTAAAGGGAAGGATATAGTTAGTGGATACATGACAGAGCACTATGGTTTGTTAGCATCTATAATTTATATAGCTGAATCAATATCCTACTATGTTCTATTATGGTTATTTATAACAGTATTTTTAGGAATAACAGGAATAATTCCTACACTTGCAGCTATGGTAGTATTAACAATAATATTATCATTTATATCAGCACTAACCCCATTACTTGCCCCACATCATTCAGTTATGCTACAGATGAGTATAGCAGGGCTGGTGCTGATAGATGTTATATATAGATTATTGGCATATTAAGGTGATTTTAATTGTTTGGTAAGTTAAAAGAGAAACTGTTCAATGCTGTTTCAAAGATATCTGAAAAGATCTATAAAAAGGGAGAAGAATCAGAAGAAGAAATTAAGAAAGAAGAAAAAAAAGAAAATATTAGTTTTTTTGATAAATTCAAGATAACAAGAGAGATTAAAAGAGTGATAAAAAAAGAAATAGTTATTGTTGAAGAAGATATAGAAGATATTTTAGAAGAGCTAAGGATTGAATTGTTAGAGGCAGATGTAGCATATGATGTTGTTGAAAAACTTATAGAGAATATAAAAAATGAGCTTATAGGTAAAAAAATAACTCCAGAAGATAATATAGAAGAGATTACATTGATGGCTATAAAGAATGCAATAAAAAATATCCTCTCTCAAAAGAAAATAGATATTTATAAAATAATAGAAGAGAATAGAAAAAAAGGAAAACCTACTGTAATAGTCTTTGTAGGTATAAATGGAACTGGGAAAACTACTACTATAGCTAAGTTAGCATATAAACTAAAAAATAAAGGATATTCTGTAGTTTTAGCTGCAGGAGATACTTTTAGAGCTGGTGCTATTGAGCAACTAGAAAAACATGGTAAAAATATTGGTGTTAGAGTTATTAAGCACAAACATGGTGCTGATGCTGCAGCTGTTATTTATGATGCTATTGAGCATGCAAAAGCTAAAAAAATAGATGTAGTTTTAGCTGATACTGCTGGAAGACAGGCTACAAATATTAATTTAATGGATGAAATGAAAAAGATTGTTAGGGTAACAAAACCAGATTTGGTTATATTTGTTGGTGATGCACTTACAGGTAATGATGCTATCTATCAAGCTGAGGAGTTTGATAAAGCTGTTGGGATAGATGGAGTAATTTTAACTAAAGTAGATGCTGATGCTAAAGGAGGGGCTGCACTATCCATAGGTTATGCTATAGGAAAGCCTATATTATTCTTAGGTGTTGGGCAAAGATATGAAGATCTTATTGAATTTGATCCTGAATGGTTTGTTAAAAAACTATTTGGTGAAGAGGAAATAAGATTCTCAACAGAAAGGGAGTTTTAACTATGAAGATATATGAGAAAATTTCTGAGCTGAATAAGAAATTTCCACTTCTAAATGAAGAAAAAATTCTTTTAGGAACTGATGGAAGTGTTACTAATATATTAGAAATACTATTTGAAGGAGAATGTGTAGTTAAAACTCTCTCTCAAAAAGTTATTAATAATGTAAATTATAGAGAAGTTATTTTAAGTGTTAAAGAACCTTTAGTATATGCAGTTTCAAAAACACCTTTTAAAAATATTGAATATGGGTTAAGAGAAGAGATTAAAAGAGATTTGTTATCTGCAGATATCCCAATAGGGAAAATATTAAGGAAATATAACTTAGAAACCAGAAGGGAGATAATTAACATAGATATAGCTAAATTAGATAACAGGTTAAAAACTCTATTAAATACTGAGTATGATGAGTTACCAAAAAGGACTTATCATATTATTTACAAGAATAGAATATTAATGATAATAACTGAAATCTTTGCTATTAGGGGAAAATTATGAAAGAGGCCATGTTCTATAAAAATATTAATGGAGATGTTATCTGCCTACTATGCCCAAGACACTGTGTTATAAAAGAAGGAAAGAGAGGGTTTTGTTATAATAGGGAAAATATTAATGGAAAACTTTATGCTGTAGGCTATGGAAAAGTATGCTCACTAGCAATAGATCCTATTGAAAAAAAGCCATTATATCACTTTTATCCAGGTTCAAAAGTTTTGTCATTAGCTATTGGTGGGTGTAATTTTAGATGCTTACACTGTCAAAATTGGACAATATCCCAAGTACCTCCAGATAAAACAGTTTATAGAGAGATGTCTCCTGAAGATGTAATAGAAATAGCATTAGAATACAATTTGCCTGGATTATCTTACACTTACACAGAACCAACAGTCTTTTATGAATTTATGTATGATTGCTCAATTTTAGCTAAGAAATATGGACTTTTTAATACAATGGTTACTAATGGATACATAGAAAAAGAGCCATTAAAAGCTCTACCTATAGATGCTATGAACATTGATATAAAAGGCAATGAGAGGTTTTATAAAGAAGTTTGTAAAGCTGAATTAGAGCCTGTATTGAAAACCTGTGTGTTAGCAAAAAAATTAAATATTTGGGTTGAGATAACTAACTTAATTATTCCTGGATACAATGACAGTGAAGATGATATATTATTTATAATAGAGTTTGTTAGAGATAAATTGGGAAGAGAGACACCATTACATTTTTCAAGGTTTCATCCTGACTATAAGCTAACTAATGTTCCACCAACTCCAATAGAAACATTAATAAAAGCAAGAGAGTTGGCATTGGAGGAAGGGTTAAAATATGTTTATATTGGAAATGTTCCAGGTTTGGGAGAGAACACTTACTGTCCAAATTGTGGAGCTCTACTAATTGAGAGAAGTC from Methanocaldococcus villosus KIN24-T80 includes these protein-coding regions:
- a CDS encoding EhaG family protein, with the translated sequence MINIFSLTILIALIIGFLSLLAIYFQKDDLHAFILTDIVESAMLIILAAISTDLAEALILPGLVVSLAELLAVSQVLLTRNSISKNNKKVDIFEEFRLPLQDKILKYDVEMEILETAPKFFAIILVIYGAILSGFTGGAVMASGLLFYAITQKAIGKELMNMWKGVTGLSGVAWALWIFGFLGFYIFPKYWLAFLLMAGLGLVIKVGYKLGLIGYVRGELDD
- the ftsY gene encoding signal recognition particle-docking protein FtsY gives rise to the protein MFGKLKEKLFNAVSKISEKIYKKGEESEEEIKKEEKKENISFFDKFKITREIKRVIKKEIVIVEEDIEDILEELRIELLEADVAYDVVEKLIENIKNELIGKKITPEDNIEEITLMAIKNAIKNILSQKKIDIYKIIEENRKKGKPTVIVFVGINGTGKTTTIAKLAYKLKNKGYSVVLAAGDTFRAGAIEQLEKHGKNIGVRVIKHKHGADAAAVIYDAIEHAKAKKIDVVLADTAGRQATNINLMDEMKKIVRVTKPDLVIFVGDALTGNDAIYQAEEFDKAVGIDGVILTKVDADAKGGAALSIGYAIGKPILFLGVGQRYEDLIEFDPEWFVKKLFGEEEIRFSTEREF
- the amrS gene encoding AmmeMemoRadiSam system radical SAM enzyme — its product is MKEAMFYKNINGDVICLLCPRHCVIKEGKRGFCYNRENINGKLYAVGYGKVCSLAIDPIEKKPLYHFYPGSKVLSLAIGGCNFRCLHCQNWTISQVPPDKTVYREMSPEDVIEIALEYNLPGLSYTYTEPTVFYEFMYDCSILAKKYGLFNTMVTNGYIEKEPLKALPIDAMNIDIKGNERFYKEVCKAELEPVLKTCVLAKKLNIWVEITNLIIPGYNDSEDDILFIIEFVRDKLGRETPLHFSRFHPDYKLTNVPPTPIETLIKARELALEEGLKYVYIGNVPGLGENTYCPNCGALLIERSLFSVRFVNLEGDRCSVCGEKIDIITR
- a CDS encoding proton-conducting transporter transmembrane domain-containing protein; amino-acid sequence: MIELLGNIYALVPFGDIIFLFSDFSIIGFIIAIVFTIIVYLTKPEKQLEIQKFGEDVLVKIPLEELKIRRFMAIACGIATAGAMLTYDLFDFCLFLALIGITNIGIVSAVKKEHVLNAAYQYGLIAIISSLPLFASAGLVLAKTGTLSLLELNKINTNLIYEKILFSIGVAGETGVAPFYAAKAEMFRAPGAPYILMIHLSSLLLILRSVEILLSIR
- a CDS encoding chorismate pyruvate-lyase family protein, encoding MKIYEKISELNKKFPLLNEEKILLGTDGSVTNILEILFEGECVVKTLSQKVINNVNYREVILSVKEPLVYAVSKTPFKNIEYGLREEIKRDLLSADIPIGKILRKYNLETRREIINIDIAKLDNRLKTLLNTEYDELPKRTYHIIYKNRILMIITEIFAIRGKL
- a CDS encoding respiratory chain complex I subunit 1 family protein, encoding MDMSIIYILNLTFHAFLVGSLLLGFHRKLIARIQGRPGPPVIQYLLHTIKFYFKEITFPITAGNPLYIFIPLFDLSIWLIALIIAVVLKSSLLILIGIYILQKIVEHGCGLSSGSPYGKMGGVRSVFSAAAEVPLFSAVAVVYLAVKSTLISDIIAYQQTNGALIFKLPIAAFAFFILLASKSPYSPFGIVKGKDIVSGYMTEHYGLLASIIYIAESISYYVLLWLFITVFLGITGIIPTLAAMVVLTIILSFISALTPLLAPHHSVMLQMSIAGLVLIDVIYRLLAY